In a genomic window of Pieris brassicae chromosome 7, ilPieBrab1.1, whole genome shotgun sequence:
- the LOC123712559 gene encoding uncharacterized protein LOC123712559 codes for MLKIIIYGFLLLTVVHTVWTDTAGECNMAGFYIELGCTPVPAVDNTTTCPESFICPDLHPDPKSCYYRGKAYQDRTTIPQRLINNPCSQACSCNVGNEPRFDCAAVDCVEVFDTDVQQQCISTYELDSCCSTGSVCGKDEIAKLKTCEVDGQTYLEGQVFEPKNTRKSCICTPQWNGSTDNPEFCREINCGLEIHYQGMIFDKCAPVFAGNMKGCPIAFQCPTLQSKVVRGLNLRSISEQCTFGNVTLSVGDEVTVDEKCTTCACDVPPFVSCSRKSSC; via the exons atgttaaaaattataatttacggATTTCTGCTTTTAACCGTTG TACACACAGTATGGACAGATACCGCTGGGGAATGCAATATGGCAGGCTTCTACATAGAACTGGGCTGCACACCTGTACCGGCTGTAGATAACACAACAACCTGCCCCGAGTCTTTCATTTGTCCAGACTTACACCCTGACCCAAAATCTTGCTACTACAG AGGTAAAGCCTACCAAGACCGTACCACTATACCTCAAAGGCTGATCAACAATCCATGCTCGCAGGCCTGTAGTTGTAATGTTGGTAACGAGCCGCGGTTCGATTGCGCGGCCGTCGACTGCGTGGAAGTTTTCGATACGGACGTACAACAGCAATGTATTAGCACGTATGAGCTAGACTCGTGTTGTAGTACGGGAAGCGTTTGTG gcAAAGATGAAATAGCGAAACTTAAAACCTGTGAGGTAGATGGCCAAACGTATCTAGAAGGGCAAGTCTTCGAGCCAAAGAACACAAGGAAAAGTTGTATATGCACACCGCAGTGGAACGGCTCCACTGATAACCCAGAGTTCTGTAGAGAAATCAACTGTGGTCTCGAGATCCACTACCAAGGCATGATATTTGACAAATGCGCGCCAGTTTTCGCTGGCAATATGAAGGGTTGTCCCATCGCTTTTCAATGTC CCACATTACAGTCCAAAGTGGTCCGAGGTTTAAATCTTCGCAGCATCAGCGAACAGTGTACGTTCGGCAACGTGACGTTATCCGTCGGTGACGAAGTTACCGTTGACGAGAAGTGCACAACTTGCGCCTGTGATGTACCACCTTTTGTCTCTTGTTCTAGGAAATCCAGCTGTTAA
- the LOC123711986 gene encoding uncharacterized protein LOC123711986: MSQVAYINVPRTTLISVGFDTSFEMAAGTYRWVPACLSQRSLPMGALRVGVDADGDEIFAGRSHHSGDLLPAKVIPAKNVAYVCYCGEEILVDQFEVLVPSMFSWQFATGGNVPPGAVEAGVTADGEKLYFGRVTHDGCTTPGKIQGSHGVCYYPFDGEERNSPEYEVLVLM; this comes from the exons ATGAGTCAGGTGGCGTACATAAACGTACCAAGGACGACGTTGATATCAGTTGGTTTTGATACATCGTTTGAAATGGCTGCAG GCACATACCGTTGGGTCCCCGCATGTCTAAGCCAGAGGAGTCTGCCCATGGGCGCTCTAAGGGTTGGTGTTGATGCTGATGGCGATGAAATTTTTGCGGGCAGATCTCATCACAGTGGGGACCTTCTGCCAGCTAAGGTCATCCCAGCCAAGAATGTAGCTTACGTTTGCTACTGTGGCGAGGAAATCTTGGTTGACCAGTTTgag GTTCTCGTGCCATCCATGTTCTCCTGGCAGTTCGCAACTGGCGGCAACGTCCCACCTGGCGCTGTCGAAGCAGGCGTAACCGCTGATGGTGAGAAGCTGTACTTCGGACGTGTGACACACGATGGATGCACCACACCAGGAAAA atccAAGGTAGTCATGGAGTGTGCTACTATCCCTTCGATGGTGAAGAGAGAAACTCACCTGAGTACGAAGTTCTAGTccttatgtaa